In one Natronosalvus amylolyticus genomic region, the following are encoded:
- the dcd gene encoding dCTP deaminase: protein MILSDADILERLEAGDLVVEPIDDYDLQIQPASIDLRLGDRFLEFQRTNIPCIHPNAEHEVDEYVTETIVDEGSDFILHPGDFVLGTTHERVEIPADLIAHVEGRSSLGRLAVVVHATAGLCDPGYRGQITLELSNLGTAPVALTPGMRISQLTFTELKTPAERPYGSERGSKYQDQDGPQASRIGSDDEFGGDQLDRNDD from the coding sequence ATGATCCTTTCAGACGCGGATATTCTCGAGCGCCTCGAGGCCGGCGACCTCGTCGTCGAACCCATCGACGATTACGACCTCCAAATTCAACCGGCGAGTATCGATCTGCGCCTCGGTGATCGGTTTCTCGAGTTTCAGCGGACCAACATTCCCTGTATTCACCCCAACGCCGAACACGAGGTAGACGAGTACGTCACTGAGACTATCGTCGACGAAGGTTCCGATTTCATCTTACACCCCGGAGATTTCGTCCTCGGAACGACGCACGAGCGCGTCGAGATTCCAGCGGACCTGATCGCCCACGTCGAAGGTCGTTCGTCGCTCGGACGACTCGCCGTCGTCGTCCACGCGACGGCAGGCCTCTGTGATCCGGGCTATCGTGGCCAGATCACCCTCGAGCTATCGAATCTCGGGACCGCGCCCGTCGCGCTCACGCCGGGTATGCGCATCTCCCAGTTGACCTTCACCGAGTTGAAAACCCCGGCAGAGCGGCCCTATGGAAGCGAGCGGGGCTCGAAGTATCAGGACCAGGACGGGCCACAGGCGTCTCGAATCGGCAGCGACGACGAGTTCGGTGGCGACCAGCT
- a CDS encoding DsbA family protein, producing MANSRRQFIGAAGIAATGLLAGCLGNEPAEVDEDALLEVPVTGDPDAEVTVTVFEDFGCGACGYFKTQIFPAVHERYIESERIRFEHRDFPIPASGDWSYPVASAARSVQAQEGNEAFFEFTSGVYQHQSNYSYDILEQLGDEVGADGSEVRTDAEEVAFEDGLDADRAHGENEGVESTPWIVVDGEQVDNSELPVLSAIDDALAEHE from the coding sequence ATGGCGAATTCACGGCGACAGTTCATTGGGGCAGCGGGGATCGCCGCCACCGGACTGCTCGCAGGATGTTTAGGAAACGAACCGGCGGAAGTCGACGAAGACGCACTGCTCGAGGTTCCGGTTACCGGTGATCCAGACGCCGAAGTGACCGTTACGGTTTTCGAGGATTTCGGCTGTGGCGCCTGTGGATATTTCAAAACACAGATTTTTCCAGCGGTGCACGAGCGATACATCGAATCCGAGCGGATCCGATTCGAACACCGTGATTTCCCGATCCCAGCGAGCGGTGACTGGTCGTACCCGGTAGCAAGCGCCGCCCGTTCCGTGCAGGCTCAGGAAGGAAACGAGGCCTTCTTCGAGTTTACCAGTGGCGTGTACCAGCATCAGTCGAATTACAGTTACGATATCCTCGAGCAGCTCGGGGACGAGGTCGGTGCTGACGGAAGTGAGGTTCGGACGGATGCAGAAGAGGTGGCCTTCGAAGACGGACTCGACGCAGACCGTGCTCACGGCGAGAACGAAGGTGTCGAGAGTACACCGTGGATCGTCGTCGATGGCGAACAGGTCGACAACAGCGAACTGCCCGTGTTGAGCGCGATTGACGACGCGCTCGCCGAACACGAGTAA
- the pth2 gene encoding peptidyl-tRNA hydrolase Pth2, translated as MKQAIVARTDISMGTGKLAAQVAHASLSAYEKADTQLRDQWKRGGQKKVVLKGDSERTLHELAAIADQEGIPNAIVRDAGHTQLEPGTVTTLAIGPASDERVDRVTGELSLF; from the coding sequence ATGAAACAGGCCATCGTCGCTCGAACGGACATCTCGATGGGAACCGGAAAACTCGCCGCACAGGTGGCTCACGCCTCGCTTTCGGCCTACGAAAAGGCCGACACGCAACTGCGAGACCAGTGGAAACGCGGTGGTCAGAAAAAGGTCGTGCTGAAAGGCGATAGCGAGCGAACACTCCACGAACTCGCGGCGATTGCCGACCAGGAAGGAATTCCGAACGCGATCGTACGAGACGCCGGTCACACGCAACTCGAGCCCGGAACCGTGACCACGCTGGCCATCGGCCCGGCAAGCGACGAGCGCGTAGACCGCGTGACCGGCGAGCTTTCGCTGTTCTGA
- a CDS encoding alpha/beta hydrolase yields MNADPHSGQPIERAGADLEDASAAMVLIHGRGARAAGMLDLASQLECDGVAYLAPQAARATWYPQSFLSPIEANQPYLDSALALLDEILTQISEHVPLERTILLGFSQGGCLASEYAARNARRYGVVVALSGGLIGPEGTPRDYDGSLEGTPAFFGCSDRDPHIPLERVKESVETYEGLDADVTERIYEGMGHTVIPDEIAVVREMASGVTTSEGE; encoded by the coding sequence ATGAACGCCGACCCACACAGTGGACAACCGATCGAACGCGCCGGGGCCGACCTCGAGGACGCCAGCGCGGCGATGGTACTCATCCACGGCCGGGGTGCACGGGCAGCGGGGATGCTCGATCTCGCGAGCCAACTCGAGTGCGATGGCGTCGCCTATCTCGCACCACAGGCGGCGCGGGCGACCTGGTACCCGCAATCGTTCCTCTCACCCATCGAAGCCAACCAGCCGTATCTGGACTCTGCACTCGCCCTTCTCGATGAAATACTGACGCAGATATCCGAGCACGTCCCGCTCGAGCGAACGATACTGCTTGGCTTTTCACAGGGTGGCTGTCTCGCATCCGAATACGCGGCCCGCAACGCTCGGCGCTACGGCGTCGTCGTCGCTCTCTCGGGTGGCCTCATCGGCCCCGAGGGAACGCCTAGAGACTACGACGGCTCGCTCGAGGGAACGCCGGCGTTTTTCGGCTGCAGCGACCGGGACCCGCACATTCCCCTCGAGCGCGTGAAAGAATCGGTCGAGACCTACGAAGGGCTCGACGCCGACGTTACCGAACGCATTTACGAGGGGATGGGCCACACCGTCATCCCGGACGAGATTGCGGTCGTTCGAGAAATGGCTTCGGGCGTGACAACGAGCGAAGGCGAGTAA
- the truD gene encoding tRNA pseudouridine(13) synthase TruD yields the protein MRPAHPTEQAVGIEYYVTDTDGIGGRLRGQNDHFRVRELERFDTQPVDASTDAYPHLVFRATLRGWDTNDFARELSNRLGISRERIAWAGTKDKRAITTQLFSVYNTGSNDLPELNRADIELVGRAGRSLQFGDLLGNEFELIVSEYDEGAPERAERITDDLASFAGSEVATEQEGEARTIGVPNYFGQQRFGSKRPITHEVGLEIVRGNWDEAVMAYVGRPNESEPEDTQEARAFVEETRDWKAALERFPNRLQYERSMLHELADCDGEPSADEYRAALERTPSNLQRLFVHAAQSYVFNRILSRRLEAGLPFDKPVAGDVVCFADQAASSAVETDLGGLDVPDTDRLQRVDERRVRSVTRHCERGRAFVTAPLVGTETTLADEKPGDIEREVLADLGLEKGDFDLPGEFDSTGTRRAILLRTNLELETDPMTMGFALPKGSYATVVMREYLQSDPVALG from the coding sequence ATGCGCCCCGCCCATCCAACAGAGCAGGCCGTCGGCATCGAGTATTACGTCACGGACACCGACGGCATCGGTGGCCGTCTTCGCGGGCAAAACGACCACTTTCGCGTCCGGGAACTCGAGCGATTCGACACCCAACCGGTCGATGCCTCGACCGACGCCTACCCACACCTCGTCTTTCGAGCCACCTTGCGGGGCTGGGACACGAACGACTTTGCCCGCGAACTGTCGAACCGACTCGGCATCTCCCGGGAACGGATCGCCTGGGCGGGGACGAAAGACAAGCGGGCGATTACGACCCAGCTGTTTTCGGTTTACAACACGGGATCGAACGACCTCCCGGAACTCAACCGAGCCGACATCGAACTCGTCGGGCGAGCGGGTCGCAGCCTCCAGTTCGGTGACTTGCTCGGCAACGAGTTCGAACTAATCGTGAGCGAGTACGACGAAGGTGCGCCCGAGCGTGCCGAGCGAATCACCGACGATCTCGCCTCATTTGCCGGGAGTGAGGTCGCCACCGAGCAGGAGGGAGAAGCGAGAACGATCGGCGTTCCGAACTACTTCGGCCAGCAACGATTCGGGAGCAAACGCCCGATCACGCACGAAGTCGGCCTCGAGATCGTGCGCGGCAACTGGGACGAAGCCGTGATGGCCTACGTCGGCCGGCCGAACGAATCCGAACCCGAGGATACACAGGAAGCGCGAGCGTTCGTCGAGGAGACCCGTGACTGGAAAGCGGCCCTCGAACGATTTCCCAACAGGCTTCAGTACGAACGGTCGATGCTGCACGAACTGGCTGACTGCGACGGGGAACCGAGCGCCGACGAGTACCGAGCCGCCCTCGAGCGAACCCCCTCGAACCTTCAACGGTTGTTCGTCCACGCCGCCCAGTCGTACGTGTTCAATCGCATCTTGAGCCGACGACTCGAGGCTGGACTTCCTTTCGACAAACCCGTCGCCGGTGACGTCGTTTGTTTCGCCGACCAGGCGGCCTCGAGCGCGGTCGAGACCGATCTGGGCGGCCTCGACGTCCCCGACACGGACCGTCTCCAGCGCGTGGACGAGCGGCGGGTCCGTTCGGTGACCAGACACTGCGAGCGTGGGCGAGCGTTCGTGACCGCACCGCTCGTCGGTACCGAAACGACGTTGGCAGATGAGAAACCGGGTGACATCGAGCGCGAAGTCCTCGCCGATCTGGGACTCGAGAAAGGCGACTTCGACCTGCCTGGCGAGTTCGATTCGACCGGGACGCGCCGGGCTATTTTGCTCCGCACAAATCTCGAGCTCGAGACCGACCCGATGACGATGGGGTTTGCCCTGCCGAAAGGTTCGTACGCGACCGTCGTGATGCGCGAGTACCTGCAGTCTGACCCTGTCGCCCTGGGGTAA
- a CDS encoding DUF2103 domain-containing protein — translation MECRQCGSPLKKPGDFCLICREGNTETVVLEAARDRATLTMITDDTVIGKTTVTTAPEEGDLEVVELRNFAGLLGDELRRKRPEEVYATGNRAVIQAVREDTHYTFYRIEDESPVEAVLERRGDRALDVVDVPPAEKIGGSHTTLIGGRTGMQAIQTVAGHPHVKKVIPGPIDAGGIGSQSGLRAKVTRADDGGNVRMLLRDGSSVQENHVVTTARERELGEVVRADLNEALEEAGLQS, via the coding sequence ATGGAGTGTCGTCAGTGTGGCTCGCCCCTGAAGAAACCCGGGGACTTCTGTCTTATCTGTCGGGAGGGGAACACCGAGACGGTCGTCCTCGAGGCGGCCCGCGACCGCGCGACGCTGACGATGATTACCGACGACACCGTCATCGGGAAGACGACGGTGACGACCGCCCCCGAAGAGGGCGACCTCGAGGTCGTCGAACTCAGGAATTTTGCCGGGCTGCTGGGCGACGAGTTACGTCGAAAACGACCCGAGGAGGTGTACGCTACCGGAAACCGGGCCGTTATTCAAGCGGTTCGCGAGGATACCCACTACACGTTCTATCGAATCGAAGACGAGTCGCCGGTCGAAGCCGTTCTCGAGCGTCGTGGCGACCGTGCACTCGACGTCGTCGACGTTCCTCCGGCCGAAAAGATCGGTGGGAGCCATACCACGCTTATCGGCGGCCGGACGGGTATGCAGGCGATTCAGACCGTTGCGGGTCATCCCCACGTCAAGAAAGTTATTCCCGGTCCGATCGACGCCGGGGGCATCGGTTCGCAGTCTGGGCTCCGCGCAAAAGTAACTCGAGCGGACGACGGGGGCAACGTCCGAATGCTTCTGCGCGATGGCTCGAGCGTGCAGGAAAATCACGTCGTGACGACCGCGCGCGAACGGGAGTTGGGCGAAGTCGTTCGAGCCGACCTCAACGAGGCGCTCGAGGAAGCAGGGCTTCAGTCTTGA
- a CDS encoding 50S ribosomal protein L37ae has translation MAEKQRGRVGSAGRFGARYGRVARRRVTEIEHDMRSSKVDGDDVTRIGTGIWQNEETGEVFTGGAYRPETPAGQTVRRSIRAALGEDQPE, from the coding sequence ATGGCCGAGAAACAGCGAGGACGGGTCGGCAGTGCCGGCCGTTTCGGAGCGCGATACGGGCGTGTCGCCCGTCGCCGAGTAACGGAGATCGAACACGACATGCGGTCGTCGAAAGTCGACGGCGACGATGTCACCCGAATCGGTACGGGCATCTGGCAGAACGAGGAAACTGGCGAAGTCTTCACCGGCGGTGCCTACCGACCGGAGACGCCTGCTGGCCAGACCGTCCGCCGTTCGATCCGTGCCGCGCTTGGCGAGGACCAGCCAGAATAA
- a CDS encoding DNA-directed RNA polymerase subunit P — protein sequence MSYKCSRCKRDVQLDEYGGVRCPYCGHRVLLKERSRDVKTVPVE from the coding sequence ATGAGCTACAAATGTTCCCGCTGCAAACGTGACGTACAGCTCGATGAGTACGGCGGCGTCCGCTGTCCCTACTGTGGACACCGTGTACTCCTGAAAGAACGCAGCCGGGACGTGAAAACCGTCCCCGTCGAGTAA
- a CDS encoding KEOPS complex subunit Pcc1, translating to MFPHDATLEYTYETATRARAVENAVAQEIGEIDDERSQTTLERSERTVTIMVVAKDLTALRAALNTWMTLVEVAEQAARIGSRAGGPENG from the coding sequence GTGTTTCCCCACGATGCAACCCTCGAGTACACCTACGAGACGGCTACTCGAGCACGGGCTGTCGAGAACGCTGTTGCCCAAGAAATCGGCGAAATCGACGACGAGCGTTCGCAGACGACGCTCGAGCGGTCGGAGCGGACTGTTACTATCATGGTCGTAGCAAAGGACCTGACAGCATTGCGGGCGGCGCTCAACACCTGGATGACGCTGGTTGAGGTGGCAGAGCAAGCTGCCAGGATCGGTTCGCGGGCGGGGGGCCCAGAAAATGGGTAA
- a CDS encoding prefoldin subunit beta has product MQGNLPPEAQEKIEQLQDLQETAQTVAIQKQEAESSLDDAQAALEELEDVDDDTTMYRQVGELFVQTEYDDAQDQLEDKVSTLEIRLETLEKQEERVQTQFESLQEELQNLLGGGMGGGPAGPGGPGAGGA; this is encoded by the coding sequence ATGCAAGGAAACCTGCCGCCAGAGGCACAGGAAAAAATCGAACAGCTCCAGGACCTCCAAGAGACCGCACAGACGGTTGCCATCCAGAAACAGGAAGCCGAATCGTCACTCGACGACGCCCAGGCCGCCCTCGAGGAACTCGAGGACGTCGACGACGACACGACGATGTACCGTCAGGTCGGCGAACTGTTCGTCCAGACCGAGTACGACGACGCTCAGGACCAGCTCGAGGACAAAGTCAGCACGCTCGAGATTCGCCTCGAGACGCTCGAGAAACAGGAAGAGCGCGTCCAGACCCAGTTCGAGAGCCTCCAGGAGGAACTCCAGAACCTCCTCGGTGGCGGCATGGGCGGCGGTCCGGCCGGCCCAGGCGGCCCGGGCGCAGGCGGCGCATAA
- a CDS encoding DUF3194 domain-containing protein yields the protein MSHADSNASEPSDETVVQTASDAAEDEIFSAYKQSAIRDYDVTVVFEDGVLEVDVYLNAPDGAGDGRSADQVADEAALAARSAVDELFDE from the coding sequence ATGTCCCACGCGGATTCGAACGCGTCGGAACCGTCGGATGAGACGGTCGTCCAGACGGCCTCCGATGCGGCCGAGGACGAGATCTTCTCGGCGTACAAACAGTCAGCGATACGCGATTACGACGTGACCGTGGTCTTCGAAGACGGCGTCCTCGAGGTCGACGTCTACCTCAACGCGCCTGACGGCGCTGGAGACGGTCGGTCGGCCGATCAGGTTGCCGACGAAGCTGCACTCGCTGCTCGCTCGGCAGTCGACGAACTGTTCGACGAGTAA